A region of Streptomyces sp. NBC_01750 DNA encodes the following proteins:
- a CDS encoding LON peptidase substrate-binding domain-containing protein, translating to MTTARLPLFPLNSVLFPGLVLPLNVFEERYRAMMRELLKTDESEPRRFAVVAIRDGGEVAPTAPGMPDPTALPERGPAAGFGSDPIQAFHPVGCVADAATIRERADGSFEVLATGTTRVKLLSVDASGPYLTAELEEIPEDSGDGAGALAEGVLRAFRSYQKRLAGARERSLSTAADLPDEPSVVSYLVAAAAVLDTPAKQRLLQAPDTATRLREELTLLRSETAVIRHLPSLPAVDLTRAPTSPN from the coding sequence GTGACCACCGCACGTCTGCCCCTCTTTCCGCTGAACTCAGTCCTGTTCCCGGGCCTCGTCCTGCCCTTGAACGTCTTCGAGGAGCGGTATCGCGCCATGATGCGCGAGCTGCTGAAGACGGACGAGTCCGAGCCCCGCCGTTTCGCCGTGGTCGCCATCCGCGACGGCGGCGAGGTCGCGCCGACAGCGCCCGGCATGCCGGACCCGACCGCGCTGCCCGAACGCGGCCCGGCGGCGGGCTTCGGCTCCGACCCGATCCAGGCCTTCCACCCAGTGGGCTGTGTCGCGGACGCGGCAACGATCCGCGAACGCGCGGACGGCAGCTTCGAGGTGCTCGCGACGGGGACGACGCGGGTCAAGCTTCTCTCGGTCGACGCGAGCGGCCCGTATCTGACGGCCGAGCTCGAGGAGATCCCGGAGGACTCGGGGGACGGCGCGGGCGCGCTCGCCGAGGGCGTGCTGCGGGCCTTCCGCAGCTACCAGAAACGGCTGGCCGGCGCACGTGAGCGCTCGCTGTCGACCGCGGCCGATCTGCCCGACGAACCGTCGGTGGTCTCGTATCTGGTCGCCGCGGCGGCCGTACTGGACACTCCCGCGAAGCAGCGGCTGCTGCAGGCCCCGGACACGGCGACCCGTCTGCGGGAGGAGCTGACGCTCCTGCGCTCGGAGACCGCGGTGATCCGCCATCTTCCGTCGCTGCCCGCGGTCGATCTGACCCGGGCGCCGACGAGCCCCAACTGA
- the priA gene encoding bifunctional 1-(5-phosphoribosyl)-5-((5-phosphoribosylamino)methylideneamino)imidazole-4-carboxamide isomerase/phosphoribosylanthranilate isomerase PriA, with product MPKLELLPAVDVRDGQAVRLVHGESGSETSYGSPLEAALTWQRSGAEWLHLVDLDAAFGTGDNRALIAEVAGAMDIKVELSGGIRDDATLEAALATGCTRVNLGTAALETPEWVAKVIAEHGDKIAVGLDVRGTTLRGRGWTRDGGDLYETLARLDSEGCARYVVTDIAKDGTLQGPNLVLLRNVCAATDKPVVASGGVSSLDDLRAISSLVPEGVEGAIVGKALYAEAFTLEEALAAVAE from the coding sequence ATGCCGAAGCTTGAACTCCTCCCCGCAGTCGACGTCCGCGACGGCCAGGCCGTCCGCCTCGTCCATGGCGAGTCCGGTTCGGAGACCTCGTACGGCTCTCCGCTCGAAGCCGCCCTGACCTGGCAGCGATCGGGCGCCGAGTGGCTGCATCTCGTCGACCTGGACGCGGCCTTCGGCACCGGAGACAACCGCGCGCTGATCGCCGAGGTCGCCGGCGCCATGGACATCAAGGTGGAGCTGTCGGGCGGCATCCGCGACGACGCCACGCTCGAGGCCGCGCTGGCCACCGGCTGTACCCGGGTCAACCTGGGCACCGCCGCGCTGGAGACCCCCGAATGGGTCGCCAAGGTCATCGCCGAGCACGGCGACAAGATCGCGGTCGGCCTCGACGTACGCGGTACGACGCTGCGCGGCCGCGGCTGGACCCGCGACGGCGGCGATCTGTACGAGACGCTCGCACGCCTCGACTCCGAGGGCTGCGCCCGCTACGTCGTCACCGACATCGCCAAGGACGGCACCCTCCAGGGCCCCAACCTCGTGCTGCTGCGCAATGTGTGCGCGGCGACCGACAAGCCCGTTGTCGCCTCCGGCGGAGTCTCCTCACTCGACGATCTGCGGGCGATCTCCTCACTCGTCCCCGAGGGCGTCGAGGGTGCGATCGTCGGCAAGGCGCTGTACGCCGAGGCGTTCACCCTCGAAGAGGCCCTCGCGGCGGTGGCGGAATGA
- the hisF gene encoding imidazole glycerol phosphate synthase subunit HisF, protein MTLAIRVIPCLDVDNGRVVKGVNFQNLRDAGDPVEMAKLYDAEGADELTFLDITASSGNRETTYDVVRRTAEQVFIPLTVGGGVRSADDVDKLLRAGADKVGVNTAAIARPELIREIAERFGRQVLVLSVDARRTPEGSFEVTTHGGRKGTGIDAVEWAHRAAELGAGEILLNSMDADGTKDGYDTEMIAAVRKHVSVPVIASGGAGKLSDFPPAITAGADAVLAASVFHFGDLRISQVKDTLREAGHPVR, encoded by the coding sequence ATGACTCTCGCGATCCGAGTGATCCCCTGCCTGGACGTGGACAACGGCCGGGTCGTCAAGGGCGTCAACTTCCAGAATCTGCGTGACGCGGGCGACCCCGTGGAGATGGCCAAGCTGTACGACGCCGAAGGCGCCGACGAGCTGACCTTTCTCGACATCACGGCCTCCTCCGGCAACCGTGAGACGACCTATGACGTGGTGCGCCGCACCGCCGAGCAGGTCTTCATCCCGCTGACCGTGGGCGGCGGCGTGCGCAGCGCCGACGACGTCGACAAGCTGCTGCGGGCCGGCGCCGACAAGGTGGGCGTCAACACCGCGGCGATCGCCCGCCCCGAGCTGATCCGCGAGATCGCCGAGCGCTTCGGACGCCAGGTACTGGTCCTGTCGGTCGACGCCCGCCGTACTCCGGAAGGCTCCTTCGAGGTCACCACCCACGGCGGCCGCAAGGGCACCGGTATCGACGCCGTCGAATGGGCCCACCGGGCCGCCGAGTTGGGCGCGGGCGAGATCCTTCTCAACTCGATGGACGCGGACGGCACGAAGGACGGCTACGACACCGAGATGATCGCCGCGGTACGGAAGCACGTCTCCGTCCCGGTCATCGCCTCCGGCGGCGCCGGCAAGCTCTCCGACTTCCCGCCGGCCATCACGGCGGGCGCGGACGCGGTCCTGGCGGCCTCGGTCTTCCACTTCGGCGATCTGCGGATCTCCCAGGTCAAGGACACCCTCCGCGAGGCGGGGCACCCCGTCCGCTGA
- a CDS encoding TIGR03085 family metal-binding protein → MSTHAKRERLLLAEMLESAGPEAPTLCDGWNTRELAAHVVVRERRVDAAAGIVLSPLKSRLDRVQAEFAAKPYAELVQLIRTGPPRMSPYAIKQIDEAANTVEFFVHTEDVRRAQPDWKRRELDRIFENALWSRLEKASRLLGRRSPVGLVLRRSNGQTAVGHRGTPVVTVTGEPSELTIFMFGRQGAAQVDLEGDKDAIARLYEAKLGM, encoded by the coding sequence ATGTCGACCCATGCGAAGCGTGAACGACTTCTGCTCGCCGAGATGTTGGAATCGGCGGGCCCCGAAGCCCCGACCCTGTGCGACGGCTGGAACACCCGGGAGCTCGCCGCCCATGTGGTGGTCCGGGAGCGGCGGGTGGACGCGGCGGCCGGGATCGTGCTGAGCCCGCTCAAGAGCCGCCTCGACCGGGTGCAGGCCGAGTTCGCCGCGAAGCCCTACGCGGAGCTGGTCCAGCTGATCCGTACGGGACCGCCGCGGATGTCCCCGTACGCGATCAAGCAGATCGACGAGGCGGCGAACACCGTCGAGTTCTTCGTCCACACCGAGGATGTACGGCGGGCACAGCCGGACTGGAAGCGTCGCGAGCTGGACCGGATCTTCGAGAACGCCCTGTGGTCACGGCTGGAGAAGGCGTCCCGACTGCTGGGCCGCAGGTCCCCGGTCGGGCTGGTGCTGCGCCGTTCGAACGGGCAGACGGCGGTCGGGCACCGCGGCACCCCGGTGGTGACGGTGACCGGGGAGCCGAGCGAGCTGACGATCTTCATGTTCGGGCGGCAGGGAGCGGCGCAGGTGGACCTCGAGGGCGACAAGGACGCGATCGCGCGGCTGTACGAGGCCAAGCTCGGGATGTAG
- the ybaK gene encoding Cys-tRNA(Pro) deacylase, whose amino-acid sequence MPKKTRKSGGPGGTPATVALAAAGTEFTVHAYDHDPASSSYGEEAAEALGISPDRVFKTLVADVDGELTVAVVPVAGLLDLKALAAAVGGKRATMADPTAAERTTGYVRGGISPLGQRKRLRTVLDASASAHATICVSAGRRGLEVELSPADLRTLTSAVLAPIGRA is encoded by the coding sequence GTGCCGAAAAAAACCAGGAAGTCCGGCGGCCCCGGGGGCACGCCCGCCACGGTGGCGCTGGCCGCCGCGGGCACGGAGTTCACCGTGCACGCGTACGACCACGATCCGGCATCCTCCTCGTACGGCGAGGAGGCGGCCGAGGCTCTCGGCATCTCCCCCGACCGGGTCTTCAAGACCCTGGTCGCGGACGTCGACGGTGAACTGACCGTGGCGGTGGTCCCGGTGGCAGGCCTGCTGGACCTCAAGGCGCTGGCGGCGGCGGTCGGCGGCAAACGCGCGACGATGGCGGACCCGACGGCGGCGGAACGTACGACAGGCTATGTCCGGGGCGGTATCTCGCCGTTGGGCCAGCGGAAGCGTCTGCGTACGGTCCTGGACGCGTCGGCTTCCGCCCATGCCACGATCTGCGTCTCGGCGGGCCGCCGCGGCCTGGAGGTCGAACTCTCCCCGGCGGACCTGCGGACGCTGACGTCGGCGGTACTGGCACCGATCGGGCGCGCGTAG
- the hisH gene encoding imidazole glycerol phosphate synthase subunit HisH, which translates to MTVSKKVVVLDYGFGNVRSAERALARVGADVEITRDYDRAMNADGLLVPGVGAFAACMDGLKKARGEWIIDRRLSGGRPVMGICVGMQILFARGIEHGVETEGLDEWPGTVGPLTAPVVPHMGWNTVEAADDSRLFAGVDADARFYFVHSYAVHAWDLEVTNPAIRAPQVTWATHGERFVAAVENGALWATQFHPEKSGDAGAQLLTNWIETL; encoded by the coding sequence ATGACCGTGTCCAAGAAGGTCGTCGTCCTCGACTACGGATTCGGCAACGTCCGCTCGGCCGAGCGCGCCCTCGCCCGGGTCGGCGCGGACGTCGAGATCACCCGTGACTACGACAGGGCGATGAACGCCGACGGGCTCCTTGTCCCCGGCGTCGGAGCCTTCGCCGCCTGCATGGACGGCCTCAAGAAGGCCCGTGGCGAGTGGATCATCGACCGCAGGCTCTCCGGCGGCCGCCCCGTGATGGGCATCTGCGTCGGCATGCAGATCCTCTTCGCACGCGGTATCGAGCACGGCGTCGAGACCGAGGGGCTCGACGAGTGGCCCGGCACGGTCGGCCCGTTGACGGCCCCGGTCGTCCCCCACATGGGATGGAACACCGTCGAGGCGGCCGACGACAGCCGGCTCTTCGCCGGAGTCGACGCCGACGCCCGGTTCTACTTCGTGCACTCCTACGCCGTGCACGCATGGGACCTGGAGGTCACCAACCCGGCCATCCGCGCGCCCCAGGTCACCTGGGCCACGCACGGCGAGCGCTTTGTCGCCGCAGTGGAGAACGGCGCGCTGTGGGCGACCCAGTTCCACCCCGAGAAGTCCGGCGACGCCGGCGCCCAGCTGCTGACCAACTGGATTGAGACGCTGTAA
- the hisD gene encoding histidinol dehydrogenase — protein sequence MISRIDLRGDALPEGAALRDLLPRAEFDVEAALEKVRPICEAVHHRGTAALIDYAEKFDGVKLERVRVAAKSLTEALEQLDPEVRAALEESIRRARIVHRAQRRSEHTTQVVPGGRVTEKWVPVERVGLYAPGGRSVYPSSVIMNVVPAQEAGVDSIALASPPQKEFGGLPHPTILAACALLGVDEVYAVGGAQAVAMFAYGTEDCAPANMVTGPGNIWVAAAKRYFTGRIGIDTEAGPTEIAILADSTADPVHVAADLISQAEHDPMAAAVLVTDSTELADAVEKELVTQVAATKHIEDRIVPALSGKQSAIVLVDGVEEGLRVVNAYGAEHLEIQTADASTVAARVRNAGAIFVGPWAPVSLGDYCAGSNHVLPTGGCACHSSGLSVQSFLRGIHIVDYTRDALAEVTHHVVTLAEAEDLPAHGAALKARFGEGELDRRSEWKAPGK from the coding sequence GTGATCTCACGAATCGATCTGCGTGGCGACGCCCTCCCCGAGGGTGCCGCTCTGCGCGACCTGCTGCCCCGTGCCGAGTTCGACGTGGAAGCCGCCCTGGAGAAGGTGCGGCCCATCTGCGAGGCCGTGCATCATCGCGGCACGGCGGCGCTGATCGACTACGCGGAGAAGTTCGACGGTGTGAAGCTGGAGCGGGTGAGGGTGGCCGCGAAGTCCCTCACCGAGGCCCTGGAGCAGCTCGACCCCGAGGTCAGGGCAGCTCTGGAGGAATCGATCCGGCGCGCCAGGATCGTCCACCGTGCACAGCGCCGCAGCGAGCACACCACACAGGTCGTCCCCGGCGGCCGCGTCACGGAGAAGTGGGTGCCGGTCGAGCGCGTCGGGCTGTACGCACCGGGCGGCCGCTCCGTCTACCCCTCCTCCGTGATCATGAACGTGGTGCCGGCCCAGGAGGCGGGCGTCGACTCCATCGCGCTGGCATCCCCGCCGCAGAAGGAGTTCGGCGGCCTTCCGCACCCGACGATCCTCGCCGCGTGCGCGCTGCTCGGTGTCGACGAGGTGTATGCCGTGGGTGGCGCACAGGCCGTCGCGATGTTCGCGTACGGCACCGAGGACTGCGCCCCCGCCAATATGGTCACCGGGCCGGGCAATATCTGGGTCGCCGCTGCCAAGCGCTACTTCACCGGACGGATCGGCATCGACACCGAGGCGGGACCGACAGAGATCGCGATTCTCGCCGACTCGACCGCCGACCCGGTGCACGTCGCCGCCGACCTGATCAGCCAGGCCGAGCACGACCCGATGGCCGCCGCGGTGCTGGTCACCGACTCCACGGAGCTGGCGGACGCGGTCGAGAAGGAGCTCGTGACGCAGGTCGCGGCCACCAAGCACATCGAGGACCGGATCGTCCCGGCGCTGAGCGGCAAGCAGTCCGCGATCGTCCTGGTCGACGGCGTCGAGGAGGGCCTGCGGGTCGTCAACGCGTACGGTGCCGAGCACCTTGAGATCCAGACCGCCGACGCCTCCACGGTCGCCGCCCGGGTCCGCAACGCCGGCGCGATCTTCGTCGGTCCGTGGGCGCCGGTCTCGCTCGGCGACTACTGCGCGGGCTCCAACCACGTCCTGCCGACCGGCGGCTGCGCCTGCCACTCGTCCGGCCTCTCCGTACAGTCCTTCCTGCGCGGCATCCACATTGTGGACTACACGCGAGACGCCCTGGCCGAGGTGACGCACCACGTGGTGACGCTCGCCGAGGCCGAGGACCTGCCCGCGCACGGTGCGGCCCTGAAGGCGCGTTTCGGCGAAGGCGAACTGGATCGGCGCAGCGAGTGGAAGGCGCCCGGCAAGTGA
- a CDS encoding oxidoreductase, producing MTEPLDDGPPDGLSPTELQMWNAFRNGSTCDLSDTNPLLNDPFSPRPWGPERSVRANIVARLLLSGPAARPGRVAALKLRGVQITGTLKLAGGSVAPYVELNGCRFESEVLMPEAHFTTVRMVGCAIPRLEAARLRTEGDLHLPRCRVEHGIRLTDAQIGTDLLINQINVRPDRRGRAITADGMSVAQDLQAELIETYGEFSLRGAKVGVSLSLRGSRLRAAAERRALNAPQLSVERTLYMTGAWVSESTGNQGATPPFGIGNTATPSRGTRLQPFECHGGVRLDDGRFGDAVDLHRARFVLSPREELSLRRIVTPELRFNAERPEEGRVVLNGAKVVTLIDMAASWPGPGGLAMGGFVYENLVPYEEFPLGRRLDWVASATPEYSPEPYERLATVLRNSGEDADAREVLLAKQRRRRETLPLAAKLWGYLQDWTVAYGYRPGRAALWMAVLWALGAVAFAQVDPAPIKVDEHPQWNAALYALDLLVPVIDLGQDGYWRLDGGWQWASAALILLGWILATTVAAGASRLLRRG from the coding sequence GTGACCGAGCCGCTGGACGACGGGCCTCCGGACGGGCTGAGCCCGACCGAGCTGCAGATGTGGAACGCCTTTCGGAACGGGAGTACGTGCGACCTGAGCGACACCAATCCCCTGCTGAACGATCCCTTCTCCCCACGCCCCTGGGGCCCCGAACGCAGTGTGCGCGCCAATATCGTCGCCCGGCTGCTGCTCAGCGGGCCGGCCGCGCGGCCCGGCCGGGTCGCCGCGCTCAAGCTTCGCGGGGTCCAGATAACCGGGACGCTCAAGCTCGCGGGCGGCAGCGTTGCCCCGTACGTCGAGCTGAACGGCTGCCGCTTCGAGAGCGAAGTGCTCATGCCCGAGGCGCACTTCACCACGGTGCGTATGGTCGGCTGCGCGATCCCGCGGCTCGAGGCGGCCCGGCTGCGTACCGAGGGCGATCTGCATCTGCCGCGCTGCCGGGTGGAGCACGGCATCCGGCTCACCGACGCGCAGATCGGCACGGATCTGCTGATCAACCAGATAAATGTCAGGCCGGACCGGCGCGGCCGCGCGATCACCGCGGACGGGATGTCGGTCGCGCAGGATCTGCAGGCCGAACTGATAGAGACCTACGGCGAGTTCAGTCTGCGCGGCGCGAAGGTCGGGGTCTCGCTGAGCCTGCGCGGCAGTCGGCTGCGGGCGGCGGCGGAGCGGCGTGCGCTCAATGCCCCGCAGCTGAGTGTGGAGCGGACGCTCTATATGACGGGCGCGTGGGTGAGCGAGTCCACGGGCAATCAGGGCGCGACGCCCCCTTTCGGTATCGGCAATACGGCCACGCCGTCCCGCGGCACGCGGCTGCAGCCCTTCGAGTGCCACGGCGGGGTGCGGCTGGACGACGGGCGGTTCGGCGACGCGGTCGACTTACACCGCGCACGGTTCGTCCTGAGCCCGCGCGAGGAACTGTCGCTGCGCAGGATCGTCACTCCGGAGCTGCGGTTCAACGCGGAGCGCCCGGAGGAGGGGCGCGTCGTACTGAACGGCGCGAAGGTGGTGACGCTGATCGACATGGCGGCGAGTTGGCCGGGCCCCGGCGGCCTGGCGATGGGCGGCTTCGTGTACGAAAACCTTGTCCCGTACGAGGAGTTCCCGCTCGGTCGGCGCCTGGACTGGGTGGCGTCGGCGACCCCGGAGTACTCACCGGAGCCGTACGAACGGCTGGCGACCGTGCTGCGCAACAGCGGCGAGGACGCGGACGCGCGCGAGGTGCTGCTCGCCAAGCAGCGCCGCCGACGTGAGACGCTGCCGCTGGCCGCGAAGCTCTGGGGCTATCTCCAGGACTGGACGGTGGCATACGGCTACCGCCCCGGCCGGGCAGCCCTGTGGATGGCTGTGCTCTGGGCGCTGGGCGCGGTCGCCTTCGCGCAGGTGGATCCGGCGCCGATCAAGGTCGACGAACATCCGCAGTGGAATGCCGCGCTGTACGCCCTGGATCTGCTGGTGCCGGTCATCGATCTCGGCCAGGACGGCTACTGGCGGCTGGACGGCGGCTGGCAGTGGGCCTCGGCCGCGCTGATCCTGCTCGGCTGGATCCTCGCGACCACGGTCGCGGCAGGGGCCTCCCGCCTACTCAGACGCGGCTGA
- the hisI gene encoding phosphoribosyl-AMP cyclohydrolase, with amino-acid sequence MTSSVPTGSLDPAVADRLKRSADGLVPAIAQQYDTGEVLMLGWMDDEALHRTLTTGRCTYWSRSRQEYWVKGDTSGHVQHVKSVALDCDADAVLVKVDQVGAACHTGDRTCFDADVLPLGQ; translated from the coding sequence ATGACCAGCAGTGTCCCCACAGGTTCCCTCGATCCCGCCGTCGCCGACCGGCTCAAGCGCAGCGCCGACGGCCTGGTTCCGGCCATCGCGCAGCAGTACGACACCGGTGAGGTGCTGATGCTCGGCTGGATGGACGACGAGGCCCTGCACCGCACCCTGACCACCGGCCGCTGCACCTACTGGTCCCGCAGCCGCCAGGAGTACTGGGTCAAGGGCGACACCTCCGGCCATGTCCAGCACGTCAAGTCCGTCGCCCTGGACTGCGACGCCGACGCCGTCCTCGTCAAGGTCGACCAGGTGGGGGCCGCCTGCCACACCGGGGACCGTACCTGCTTCGACGCCGACGTCCTTCCTCTGGGCCAGTAG
- a CDS encoding ABC transporter permease — protein MTAPLTPPHQPHQPSPDNGPWRSPPTGHASLHTKDATDAEENPELKTDLRDAAVVLVAVAILGVALGLLWLWLAPRVPLISNGKAVFLKDTEGEEAVGADGTFVLLALAFGAVSAAAVFWLRRRGGIALVVALAVGGLLGSLLAWGIGVWFGPTHDVVAHARAVGEGVTFDAYLELRAKGALLAWSVAAMVVHLALTALFGPRDPEPEWPSQYGAPGRVPPGDGKA, from the coding sequence GTGACCGCACCTCTGACACCGCCCCACCAGCCTCATCAGCCTTCGCCGGACAATGGCCCCTGGCGGTCGCCGCCGACGGGTCACGCGTCCTTGCACACGAAGGACGCTACGGACGCGGAGGAGAATCCCGAGCTGAAGACCGACCTGCGGGACGCGGCCGTGGTGCTCGTGGCCGTCGCGATTCTGGGCGTGGCACTGGGACTGCTGTGGCTCTGGCTGGCGCCGCGGGTGCCGCTGATCTCGAACGGCAAGGCGGTCTTCCTCAAGGACACGGAGGGCGAGGAGGCGGTGGGCGCGGACGGTACGTTCGTGCTGCTGGCACTCGCTTTCGGCGCAGTCAGCGCAGCGGCGGTCTTCTGGTTGCGCAGGCGCGGCGGCATCGCGCTGGTGGTGGCGCTGGCCGTGGGCGGACTGCTGGGCTCGCTGCTGGCGTGGGGCATCGGTGTGTGGTTCGGCCCCACGCACGATGTGGTCGCGCATGCGAGGGCGGTCGGCGAGGGGGTGACCTTCGACGCGTACCTGGAGCTGAGGGCGAAGGGGGCGCTGCTGGCGTGGTCGGTGGCGGCGATGGTGGTCCACCTGGCGCTGACGGCCCTGTTCGGTCCGCGGGACCCGGAACCGGAGTGGCCCTCGCAGTACGGGGCGCCGGGGCGGGTGCCGCCGGGGGACGGCAAGGCGTGA
- the hisB gene encoding imidazoleglycerol-phosphate dehydratase HisB — protein sequence MSRVGRAERTTKETSVVVEIDLDGHGKVDVSTGVGFYDHMLDQLGRHGLFDLTVKTEGDLHIDSHHTIEDTALALGAAFKQALGDKVGIYRFGNCTVPLDESLAQVTVDLSGRPYLVHTEPENMAPMIGSYDTTMTRHILESFVAQAQIALHVHVPYGRNAHHIVECQFKALARALRYAAERDPRAAGILPSTKGAL from the coding sequence ATGAGCCGCGTAGGACGGGCCGAACGCACCACCAAGGAGACCTCCGTCGTCGTCGAGATCGACCTCGACGGTCACGGAAAGGTCGATGTGTCGACCGGGGTCGGCTTCTACGACCACATGCTCGACCAGCTCGGCCGCCACGGCCTGTTCGACCTCACCGTGAAGACCGAGGGCGATCTGCACATCGACTCGCACCACACCATCGAGGACACGGCCCTCGCGCTCGGTGCCGCCTTCAAGCAGGCGCTCGGCGACAAGGTCGGCATCTACCGCTTCGGCAACTGCACCGTGCCGCTGGACGAGTCCCTCGCCCAGGTCACCGTGGACCTCTCGGGACGTCCGTATCTCGTGCACACCGAGCCCGAGAACATGGCGCCGATGATCGGCTCGTACGACACGACGATGACCCGGCACATCCTGGAGTCCTTCGTCGCGCAGGCCCAGATCGCGCTGCACGTCCACGTCCCGTACGGCCGCAACGCGCACCACATCGTGGAGTGCCAGTTCAAGGCGCTGGCCCGCGCCCTGCGTTACGCCGCCGAGCGCGACCCGCGCGCCGCCGGCATCCTCCCCTCCACGAAGGGCGCCCTCTAA
- a CDS encoding histidinol-phosphate transaminase has product MTFGIDDLPIRDELRGKSPYGAPQLDVPVRLNTNENPYPLPEPLVERIAERVREAARELNRYPDRDAVELRTELARYLTRTAGYEVALDNVWAANGSNEVIQQLLQTFAGPGRTAIGFEPSYSMHGLISRGTGTGWISGPRGEDFTIDVAAAGAAIAEHRPDVVFVTSPNNPTGTAVEADTVLALYEAAQSARAGTAGAIVVVDEAYVEFSHRPSLLPLIEGRPNLVVSRTMSKAFGAAGLRLGYLAAHPAVVDAVQLVRLPYHLSAVTQATALAALEHTDTLLGYVEQLKTERDRLVGELRAIGYEVTESDANFVQFGRFDGEGAAHEVWQQILDRGVLVRDNGVPGWLRVTAGTPAENDAFLEAVRALMKERSEKEQSA; this is encoded by the coding sequence GTGACCTTCGGCATCGACGACCTCCCCATCAGGGACGAGCTGCGCGGCAAGTCCCCCTACGGCGCGCCCCAACTCGACGTCCCCGTACGTCTGAACACCAACGAGAACCCCTACCCGCTGCCCGAGCCGCTGGTCGAGCGCATCGCCGAACGCGTCCGCGAGGCGGCCCGTGAGCTCAACCGCTACCCCGACCGTGACGCGGTCGAGCTCCGCACCGAGCTGGCCCGCTATCTCACCCGCACGGCCGGGTACGAGGTCGCCCTCGACAACGTCTGGGCGGCCAACGGCTCCAACGAGGTCATCCAGCAGCTGCTGCAGACCTTCGCCGGACCGGGCCGTACCGCCATCGGCTTCGAGCCCTCGTACTCCATGCACGGCCTGATCTCGCGCGGCACCGGCACCGGCTGGATCTCCGGGCCGCGCGGCGAGGACTTCACCATCGACGTGGCGGCCGCCGGGGCCGCCATCGCCGAGCACCGGCCCGACGTCGTCTTCGTCACCTCGCCGAACAATCCCACGGGGACCGCGGTCGAGGCCGACACCGTCCTCGCCCTGTACGAGGCGGCGCAGTCGGCCAGGGCCGGCACTGCCGGGGCGATAGTCGTGGTCGACGAGGCGTACGTCGAATTCAGTCACCGCCCCTCGCTGCTGCCGCTGATCGAGGGCCGGCCGAATCTGGTGGTCTCACGCACCATGTCCAAGGCCTTCGGCGCGGCCGGTCTGCGCCTGGGCTATCTGGCCGCGCACCCGGCGGTGGTCGATGCCGTCCAGCTGGTGCGCCTGCCGTACCACCTGTCCGCCGTCACACAGGCCACCGCGCTCGCCGCGCTGGAGCACACCGATACGCTGCTCGGGTACGTGGAGCAGCTGAAGACCGAGCGGGACCGCCTGGTCGGCGAGCTGCGGGCGATCGGCTACGAGGTCACCGAGTCCGACGCCAACTTTGTGCAGTTCGGACGCTTCGACGGCGAAGGGGCCGCCCACGAGGTCTGGCAGCAGATCCTCGACCGGGGCGTGCTGGTCCGTGACAACGGCGTACCGGGGTGGCTGCGGGTCACCGCGGGAACCCCGGCAGAGAACGACGCGTTCCTCGAGGCGGTTCGCGCCCTCATGAAGGAACGCAGCGAGAAGGAGCAGAGCGCATGA
- a CDS encoding RidA family protein: MTDPFSDSPAVRRIGSDGPWEDAFGYSRAVELPNGLVLVSGCTSVVGGQIAAGSPYDQALCAFAVAFDALKELGLGREDVVRTRMYLTHARDVDEVGRAHKELFDTVRPAASMLIVSGFVDPSLVVEVEVEAYRGGAG; the protein is encoded by the coding sequence ATGACCGATCCCTTCTCCGATTCCCCCGCCGTACGGCGCATCGGCTCCGACGGACCGTGGGAGGACGCCTTCGGCTACTCCCGCGCGGTCGAGCTGCCGAACGGCCTGGTCCTGGTGTCCGGCTGCACCTCGGTCGTCGGCGGCCAGATCGCCGCCGGCAGTCCCTACGACCAGGCGCTCTGCGCCTTCGCCGTCGCCTTCGACGCCTTGAAGGAACTCGGCCTGGGCCGGGAGGACGTGGTGCGTACGCGGATGTACCTCACCCACGCCCGGGACGTGGACGAGGTCGGCCGTGCCCACAAGGAGCTCTTCGACACGGTCCGTCCCGCCGCGTCGATGCTCATCGTCTCCGGCTTCGTCGATCCGAGCCTGGTCGTCGAGGTCGAGGTCGAGGCGTACCGAGGAGGTGCCGGATGA